In a genomic window of Nodosilinea sp. E11:
- a CDS encoding NACHT domain-containing protein has protein sequence MAKRSLQASQDGITRAKRAFDRRGWTQEYLAAEVGLQTRQSVWKFFSGRPVERHIFIDLCFTLDLDWETIVDRTAFAPDGDDLVADAPAAVDGQEGGHDLSAARSHLIALANAQCQLLELPLDLHQPLTLAQLYTDAYVRPYQRLGRPENTPKALATAAVQPHSRVLILGQPGAGKTTLLQHLALEIGANRLPGQGQTYLPVFLRLRQLALVSTAELNVQAYLNQRWLAAGLCQPHIDQLWQQGQLWLLLDGWDELPAEHHRIVTQQLQALLDTYPGLRVLMSGRSGGPMPQLNGLITLELAEFAPQQIKTFVHKWFAANAPNQGKTFAQQCLQALNHPENDRLREMALTPILLHLMCLVFQNSGQFPGQRSKLYQQALDLLLGQWDQQRGIHRHQPLQQLSSTDLSGLLGEIAAHSFEQGRVMLETAELLGLIAKSLVRRGAQADGLERLWADSRAVLQVLIEHYGMLSERELGSYAFAHLSFQEYLAARYWALAALNKPQPEDWAELASHLPDPRWQEVIVLTVEMVPQAEALWQALWQESQRYIAVQPQLLPLLDWAQRQAERTGVDYSPAALRGFYLGLGLEQGLDLATALDARLAVDLPPSLALDQALIHLLHHSRQWLQSPTLQGGFDLLFGLDLTQRFALTDEFTAALERLQSQLLDALEDDCNVSTWCEHYGLGWFEALQQAIAGDRLWPIEGLKLAPSPSLQHYYRMQRLLVDCLRHNRTFAAATVQRFEQCLFVREVHYEHA, from the coding sequence ATGGCAAAACGATCGCTTCAAGCTTCGCAAGATGGCATTACTAGAGCTAAGCGAGCCTTTGACAGACGAGGATGGACGCAGGAGTATCTAGCGGCTGAGGTGGGTCTGCAAACCCGGCAGTCGGTGTGGAAGTTTTTTTCGGGGCGTCCGGTTGAGCGGCATATTTTTATCGATCTCTGTTTTACCCTTGACCTAGATTGGGAAACGATTGTCGATCGCACAGCGTTTGCCCCCGATGGCGATGACTTGGTTGCCGATGCCCCCGCCGCCGTAGATGGTCAGGAGGGTGGCCACGACCTCTCAGCAGCGCGATCGCACCTGATCGCCCTGGCCAATGCCCAGTGTCAACTGCTCGAACTGCCCCTCGACTTGCACCAGCCCCTCACCCTGGCCCAACTCTATACCGACGCCTATGTGCGCCCCTACCAACGGCTAGGCCGCCCGGAAAACACCCCTAAAGCTTTGGCGACAGCGGCAGTGCAGCCTCATTCTCGGGTACTCATTCTGGGGCAACCGGGGGCCGGTAAAACCACCCTGCTACAACATTTAGCCCTAGAGATCGGGGCGAACCGGCTGCCGGGCCAGGGGCAGACCTACCTGCCGGTCTTTCTGCGACTGCGACAACTGGCCCTGGTGTCTACCGCCGAGCTAAACGTGCAGGCCTACCTCAACCAGCGCTGGCTGGCCGCCGGGCTTTGCCAACCTCACATTGATCAGCTCTGGCAGCAAGGGCAACTCTGGCTCCTTCTAGATGGATGGGATGAGTTGCCGGCTGAACACCACCGAATTGTGACCCAACAGCTTCAGGCGCTGCTCGACACCTATCCTGGCCTGCGCGTCTTGATGTCAGGGCGCAGCGGCGGCCCCATGCCTCAGCTCAACGGGCTGATCACCCTGGAGCTGGCAGAGTTTGCCCCCCAGCAGATCAAAACCTTTGTGCATAAATGGTTCGCTGCCAATGCCCCCAACCAGGGCAAAACCTTTGCCCAACAGTGCTTGCAAGCGCTGAATCACCCCGAAAATGACCGTCTGCGGGAGATGGCGCTAACCCCAATTCTGCTGCACTTAATGTGTCTGGTATTCCAGAACTCCGGGCAGTTTCCTGGCCAGCGCAGCAAGCTGTATCAGCAGGCGCTCGATCTACTGTTGGGTCAGTGGGACCAGCAGCGAGGCATTCACCGCCACCAACCCCTGCAACAGCTTTCCAGTACCGACCTCAGTGGCCTGTTGGGTGAGATCGCCGCCCACAGCTTTGAGCAGGGTCGGGTGATGCTCGAAACCGCCGAATTGCTAGGTCTGATTGCCAAAAGCCTGGTGCGACGCGGTGCCCAAGCCGATGGGCTAGAACGTCTCTGGGCCGATAGCCGGGCGGTTCTGCAAGTGTTGATCGAGCACTACGGCATGCTGAGCGAGCGAGAATTGGGCAGCTATGCCTTTGCCCATCTGAGCTTTCAGGAATATCTGGCCGCCCGCTACTGGGCGCTGGCGGCCCTAAACAAACCCCAGCCCGAGGACTGGGCCGAGTTGGCCAGCCACCTGCCAGACCCTCGCTGGCAGGAAGTGATTGTGCTGACGGTGGAAATGGTGCCCCAGGCAGAGGCCCTCTGGCAAGCCCTTTGGCAAGAGAGCCAGCGCTATATAGCGGTCCAGCCCCAGCTATTGCCCCTGCTAGACTGGGCTCAACGCCAGGCAGAAAGGACAGGGGTAGACTATAGCCCGGCGGCGCTGCGTGGGTTTTATCTGGGCCTGGGGCTAGAACAGGGGCTCGACCTGGCAACCGCTTTAGATGCCCGTTTGGCGGTTGACTTACCCCCCAGCCTAGCTCTAGATCAGGCCCTCATTCACCTGCTACACCACAGTCGGCAGTGGCTCCAGAGCCCAACGCTGCAAGGCGGTTTTGATCTCCTGTTTGGGCTAGATCTGACCCAGCGCTTTGCCCTGACCGATGAGTTTACCGCTGCCCTAGAACGGTTGCAGTCGCAATTGCTAGATGCCCTGGAAGACGACTGTAATGTGTCAACCTGGTGTGAGCACTACGGCCTGGGCTGGTTTGAGGCGCTTCAGCAGGCGATCGCAGGCGATCGCCTATGGCCTATCGAGGGGCTAAAGCTAGCCCCCAGCCCTTCACTGCAACATTATTACCGCATGCAGCGGCTGCTGGTCGATTGTCTACGTCACAACCGCACCTTCGCCGCTGCCACGGTACAGAGGTTTGAACAATGCCTGTTCGTCCGGGAGGTGCACTATGAACATGCCTAG
- a CDS encoding ATP-binding protein, translated as MNMPSLFGKSNFLDLVSTAALRLYQADSLDDILQNTVDDVQRLLEIDRVVIYRLNSKQQAQPVAIAENRALPSLSNQLIDLSQWLREAPLKQPRVIHNVATADLSACERSLLGTMGIEASILVPIYQSFDWQQVSSWHGNTQHLEVWGFLVAQQSCPRRWSPLEVSFLRQLSQHLFHSIHQMQLRQFSDRLIESAVDGIIVLDTNYRYQVWNGPMEKLSGLSRQAVIGQVAWEVFPFLKDTGEDKLMTMAMAGHSIVAQNRAFTVPKTGQKGYFEARYSPITDPSGKVLGCLGLVRDITEQKQADFQLRAVTSRLTTLIQNLKAGVLVEDENRRILLANETFCEIFQLPMSAESLKGPDCDNLLRQAVALFRDPSAVIADITTTLQNRQPTIGQEVELVDGRVLERDYIPIFIDNDYQGHLWQYRDITQRKQIQQQLEAAIQKAEAANEAKSNFLATMSHEIRTPLNAILGFTDLLRTTQLNDEQQDFVDTIHNSGSMLLSLINDILDFSKIEANKLELERRVFDLHGCVQEIANLMKPLAAEKGLVVRSHIHPDVPQQVVGDVTRLRQVLLNLVSNGVKFTQKGSVTIEVHRQPPVTPLDNRVHLHFAVIDTGIGIPPENCDSLFDAFSQLDASVARRYGGTGLGLAICKKLVTAMGGTIGFTTQSGAGTTFYFTLESHLLPATLSHHEANPDHGSQPPAILATHLPLNILVVDDLLVNQKVATKMLQCLGYAPDCAVDGITAIDLIQQNPYDLVLMDVEMPGMDGYETTELIRKLPSATAERPWIVAMTAHANQEHRRLSLQSGMNDFLGKPVLLAALKDCLVRYGRTYYPDRIGQRSAPPKLDGSTPQLGASPTPPILDLTMITSIVEMAGADANMLLAELIDNFQEDATHCLQQLRQAIAQQNPDQIRHQAHALRSMSLNLGALALGSLCQDLELYHHHLSPAEHQTALANIEHTCTAVMVALRSAVAPYSHA; from the coding sequence ATGAACATGCCTAGCCTGTTTGGAAAATCCAATTTTTTGGACCTGGTATCCACTGCGGCCCTGCGGCTGTATCAAGCCGACAGCCTGGATGACATCTTGCAAAATACGGTTGACGACGTGCAACGGTTGCTAGAAATCGATCGGGTGGTGATTTACCGACTCAACTCGAAGCAGCAGGCCCAGCCCGTTGCGATCGCCGAAAATAGGGCCTTACCATCCCTGTCAAACCAATTGATTGATCTTTCCCAATGGCTCAGGGAGGCCCCGTTAAAGCAGCCCCGAGTGATCCATAATGTTGCCACCGCCGACCTTTCGGCCTGCGAGCGCAGCCTGCTCGGGACGATGGGCATTGAGGCCAGCATTTTAGTTCCCATTTACCAAAGTTTTGATTGGCAACAGGTTTCCTCCTGGCACGGCAATACCCAACATCTGGAGGTGTGGGGGTTTTTGGTCGCTCAGCAGAGTTGCCCGCGCCGCTGGAGCCCGCTAGAAGTGTCGTTTTTGCGTCAGCTTTCCCAGCATCTGTTTCACTCCATTCATCAGATGCAGCTGCGTCAATTTTCAGACCGGCTGATCGAAAGCGCTGTAGACGGCATCATTGTCTTAGATACCAACTACCGCTACCAGGTCTGGAATGGACCGATGGAGAAACTTTCGGGGTTGTCAAGACAAGCGGTGATTGGGCAGGTGGCCTGGGAGGTGTTTCCCTTCCTCAAAGACACCGGCGAAGACAAACTCATGACCATGGCCATGGCGGGCCATTCAATTGTCGCCCAAAATCGCGCCTTTACCGTGCCCAAAACCGGCCAGAAAGGGTATTTTGAAGCCCGCTACAGCCCCATCACCGACCCCTCGGGCAAAGTGCTGGGCTGTCTGGGGCTGGTGCGCGACATTACCGAGCAAAAGCAGGCAGACTTTCAGCTCCGGGCGGTAACATCACGGCTGACTACGCTGATTCAAAACCTGAAGGCTGGGGTTTTAGTCGAGGACGAGAACCGTCGCATTTTGCTGGCTAATGAGACCTTTTGCGAAATTTTTCAGCTGCCGATGTCAGCCGAATCGTTGAAGGGGCCAGATTGCGACAACCTGCTCAGACAGGCAGTGGCCCTTTTCCGCGATCCATCGGCGGTGATCGCCGACATCACCACGACGTTGCAAAATCGCCAGCCCACCATTGGGCAGGAAGTAGAACTGGTGGACGGGCGAGTTTTGGAGCGCGACTATATTCCTATTTTTATCGATAACGACTACCAGGGGCACCTTTGGCAGTACCGTGACATTACCCAACGCAAGCAGATTCAGCAGCAACTCGAAGCCGCCATTCAAAAGGCAGAAGCAGCTAATGAGGCGAAATCAAATTTTTTGGCCACGATGAGTCACGAAATTCGTACCCCTCTCAACGCCATCCTGGGCTTCACCGATCTGCTGCGGACCACTCAGCTCAACGATGAGCAGCAAGACTTTGTCGATACGATCCACAACAGCGGATCGATGCTGCTGTCGCTAATTAACGATATTCTCGACTTTTCTAAAATTGAGGCCAACAAGCTAGAGCTAGAGCGGCGGGTGTTTGATCTGCATGGCTGTGTGCAGGAGATCGCCAACCTGATGAAGCCCCTGGCGGCAGAGAAGGGGTTAGTGGTGCGATCGCATATTCATCCCGATGTGCCTCAACAGGTGGTTGGCGATGTAACTCGGCTGCGGCAGGTGCTCTTAAATCTGGTCAGCAACGGCGTCAAATTTACCCAAAAAGGCAGTGTCACCATTGAAGTGCACCGGCAACCACCGGTTACGCCGCTAGATAACCGGGTTCACCTTCATTTTGCCGTCATAGATACAGGAATTGGCATTCCCCCTGAGAACTGTGACAGCTTGTTTGACGCCTTTAGCCAGTTAGATGCCTCGGTAGCCAGGCGCTACGGTGGCACGGGGTTGGGACTGGCAATCTGCAAAAAACTGGTGACCGCCATGGGAGGCACCATTGGGTTTACAACCCAGTCGGGAGCGGGCACAACGTTCTATTTCACCCTTGAGTCTCACCTGCTGCCCGCCACGTTATCCCATCACGAGGCAAACCCCGATCACGGTAGCCAGCCGCCAGCCATCCTGGCCACTCATCTGCCGCTCAACATTTTGGTAGTCGATGATCTGCTGGTGAATCAAAAGGTGGCTACCAAAATGCTGCAATGTCTGGGTTATGCGCCCGACTGCGCGGTTGACGGCATTACCGCTATCGACCTGATTCAGCAAAACCCCTACGACCTGGTGCTAATGGATGTGGAAATGCCAGGTATGGATGGCTACGAAACCACCGAACTGATCCGCAAATTGCCCTCGGCAACCGCAGAACGCCCCTGGATTGTCGCCATGACGGCCCATGCCAACCAGGAACATCGCCGACTCTCGCTGCAAAGTGGCATGAATGATTTTCTGGGCAAACCTGTTTTACTAGCCGCCCTCAAAGATTGTTTGGTGCGCTACGGTCGCACCTACTATCCCGATCGCATCGGCCAGCGGTCGGCACCTCCAAAACTCGACGGTTCTACCCCACAGCTGGGAGCATCCCCGACTCCGCCCATCCTTGACCTGACGATGATCACTAGCATTGTCGAGATGGCTGGAGCCGACGCCAACATGCTGCTGGCTGAGTTGATCGACAACTTTCAAGAAGACGCCACCCACTGCTTGCAGCAGCTACGCCAGGCGATCGCCCAACAAAACCCTGACCAAATTCGGCACCAGGCCCATGCGCTGCGATCCATGAGTTTAAATTTGGGTGCGCTGGCCTTGGGTAGTCTCTGTCAAGACTTGGAACTCTATCATCATCACCTATCGCCGGCAGAGCATCAGACGGCTCTAGCTAACATAGAGCACACCTGTACTGCGGTAATGGTGGCGCTGCGATCGGCTGTTGCTCCCTACTCCCATGCTTGA
- a CDS encoding PleD family two-component system response regulator, which produces MLDANPTPPSILIVDDERNLRRLLTHAMTSEGYRVETASNGEACLGFCQQHLPDLILMDAMMPEMDGFTCCATLGANFGDRCPPILMITALADTPSVERAFAVGAVDYVTKPIHWAVLRQRVQRILQTHLLNQELHQARSTIARLEATLRDGQRG; this is translated from the coding sequence ATGCTTGACGCCAACCCTACTCCACCGTCAATTCTGATCGTCGATGACGAACGCAATCTGCGCCGTCTGCTCACCCACGCCATGACCAGCGAAGGCTACCGGGTCGAAACCGCCAGCAACGGTGAAGCCTGCCTGGGGTTTTGTCAGCAGCACCTGCCCGACCTGATTTTGATGGATGCCATGATGCCGGAAATGGACGGCTTTACCTGCTGCGCCACCCTGGGGGCCAACTTTGGCGATCGCTGTCCACCCATTCTAATGATCACCGCTCTGGCAGATACCCCCTCGGTGGAACGGGCCTTTGCCGTCGGTGCAGTTGACTACGTGACCAAACCAATCCACTGGGCTGTGCTGCGCCAGCGGGTACAGCGCATTCTCCAGACCCATTTGCTCAACCAGGAACTGCATCAGGCGCGATCGACCATTGCCAGGCTGGAGGCGACGCTGCGGGATGGTCAACGCGGTTAG
- a CDS encoding glycosyltransferase family 2 protein, producing MLASITPVILTYNEAANIDRTLQRLTWADRIVVVDSFSTDETLDILARYPQVEVYQRPFDTHATQWNYGLSLVTTDWALSLDADYSLSDDLVEELTTLDPHGGADCYTISFKYCVFGKPLRGTILPPRAALFRLAKATYIDDGHTQLLNCWGTVAALQQPILHDDRKPLNRWLWAQDRYALLEVQKQLENPSERLGWSDRIRRVPGLSAPIILVYCLILKGGILDGWAGWHYAFQRIVAELILSIRLLEAKSHRDLNADV from the coding sequence ATGCTGGCCTCGATCACGCCAGTCATCCTCACCTACAACGAAGCCGCCAATATCGATCGCACGCTTCAGCGGCTCACCTGGGCCGATCGCATCGTGGTCGTAGACAGCTTTAGCACCGACGAAACCCTCGATATTTTGGCCCGCTACCCTCAAGTCGAGGTCTATCAGCGCCCGTTCGACACCCACGCCACTCAGTGGAACTATGGCCTGTCGCTGGTCACCACCGACTGGGCGCTGTCTTTAGATGCCGACTACAGCCTCAGCGATGACCTGGTCGAGGAGCTAACCACCCTCGACCCCCACGGGGGAGCGGATTGCTACACGATTTCGTTTAAGTATTGTGTGTTTGGCAAACCCCTGCGGGGGACAATTCTGCCGCCGCGAGCCGCCCTGTTTCGCCTGGCCAAGGCCACCTATATCGACGACGGCCACACCCAATTGCTGAACTGTTGGGGCACCGTGGCCGCCCTCCAGCAGCCGATCCTCCACGACGATCGCAAGCCCCTAAACCGCTGGCTTTGGGCTCAGGATCGCTATGCTCTGCTAGAGGTGCAGAAGCAGCTAGAGAACCCGTCAGAACGGCTGGGCTGGAGCGATCGCATCCGTCGCGTTCCGGGGCTTTCGGCTCCCATCATCCTGGTCTATTGCCTCATTCTCAAAGGCGGCATTTTAGACGGCTGGGCGGGGTGGCACTACGCCTTCCAGCGCATTGTGGCGGAGCTGATTCTATCGATTCGGCTGCTTGAGGCTAAATCACACCGTGACCTCAACGCTGATGTGTAA
- a CDS encoding glycosyltransferase has protein sequence MRILHLIPSLSPLRGGPSQAVLEMVQAQRQQGLDVAIAATNDHGDGTFTAPYAQLIISGSIPELVGPSVPVYIFPRVLSQVAALREFAVAPALAPWLWHHLAEVDLVHIHAIFNYPTTVAMAMAQARRVPYVVRPLGSLCRWSLEQGSAKKQIYLQSGGRKLLQGCAALHFTTSQERQEAQEAGFAGPNFVLPHGVQIPALIADARQRLRQQLQIPADHQVLLFLSRLHPKKGLEPLIDALASLGDAPFTLVLAGSGDAAYETAIAQRIQAAGLGQRVRQVGFVSGEAKTALLQGADLFVLPSYSENLGIALLEAMAAGLPVITTPEVAIAPLIQQHQTGLVTPAQPPALAQAIQHYLQQPTAARQAGQRGRTLMETEFSWPTQATRLIEQYASLSPAPLKNTPLPSPSFQPLN, from the coding sequence ATGAGAATTCTCCACCTGATTCCCTCGCTGTCTCCCCTGCGGGGGGGGCCTAGCCAGGCCGTTTTAGAAATGGTGCAGGCCCAGCGCCAGCAGGGGCTTGACGTCGCGATCGCGGCCACCAACGACCACGGAGACGGCACCTTTACCGCCCCCTACGCTCAGCTCATCATCAGCGGCTCGATTCCAGAACTGGTGGGACCATCGGTGCCGGTTTACATCTTTCCACGGGTGCTGTCCCAGGTGGCGGCCCTGCGGGAGTTTGCCGTGGCTCCGGCGTTAGCCCCCTGGCTGTGGCACCACCTGGCCGAGGTCGATCTGGTTCACATCCACGCCATTTTCAACTACCCCACCACCGTGGCCATGGCCATGGCCCAAGCCAGAAGAGTGCCCTACGTGGTGCGGCCTCTGGGCTCACTGTGTCGTTGGTCTCTAGAACAGGGCAGCGCCAAAAAGCAGATCTACCTGCAAAGCGGTGGCCGCAAGCTGCTGCAAGGCTGCGCCGCCCTGCACTTCACCACCTCCCAGGAGCGGCAAGAGGCCCAGGAGGCTGGGTTTGCTGGACCCAATTTCGTGCTGCCCCACGGGGTGCAGATCCCAGCCCTGATCGCCGATGCTCGCCAACGCCTGCGCCAGCAGTTGCAGATTCCTGCCGACCATCAGGTGCTGCTGTTTCTCTCGCGGCTGCACCCCAAAAAAGGACTTGAGCCACTAATCGACGCTCTGGCCAGCCTGGGCGATGCGCCCTTCACCCTGGTGCTGGCAGGCAGTGGCGACGCAGCCTACGAAACCGCGATCGCCCAGCGCATTCAGGCCGCAGGTCTAGGGCAGCGGGTGCGCCAGGTGGGTTTCGTCAGCGGCGAGGCAAAAACCGCCCTCCTCCAGGGGGCCGACCTGTTTGTGCTGCCCTCCTACTCTGAGAACCTTGGCATTGCCTTACTAGAGGCAATGGCGGCAGGTCTGCCCGTGATCACCACGCCCGAAGTGGCGATCGCACCCCTGATCCAACAGCACCAAACCGGCCTAGTCACCCCGGCCCAGCCCCCCGCCCTAGCCCAGGCCATTCAGCACTATTTGCAACAGCCCACCGCCGCCCGCCAGGCCGGCCAACGCGGTCGCACCCTGATGGAAACCGAATTTAGCTGGCCCACCCAAGCCACCCGCCTCATTGAGCAATACGCTTCCCTATCGCCTGCCCCCCTCAAAAACACCCCCCTCCCCTCCCCCTCCTTCCAACCCCTGAACTAA
- a CDS encoding glycosyltransferase produces the protein MPPTLHLWTPGLFDFKGGIQTYSGFLLEGLQAVLPTARIRVFTLHDRSATLPPAASPQISYHTTGNFHPRLRTAAFAAQTFQAALADRPDLIITTHVNFTPVAQALKQLAGLSYWAIAHGFEAWEVEKPPVRRGMAKADQILAVSGFTRDRIRQSQGLTNLGVLPNTFDADRFQVLAKPTHLLQRYGLRPDQPVILTVNRLAAGEPFHSYDQILAALPAIRRVLPDVHYLVVGKGDDRPRLEQLIAERHLQDCVTLAGFVPDTDLPDHYALCDVFAMPSQLEGFGIVYLEAMACGKPVLAGFDGGQDALQHGDLGALVDPEAIDAIAETLIVMLTGQYPNPLIYQPQALRQSAIAAFGPQAFQRGLTRHLVNQFSAELVPSLPTLHPSLP, from the coding sequence ATGCCACCCACCCTCCACCTCTGGACCCCCGGCCTCTTCGATTTCAAAGGCGGTATCCAAACCTACTCTGGTTTTCTACTGGAAGGTTTGCAGGCCGTTCTCCCCACCGCCCGCATTCGCGTCTTTACCCTGCACGATCGCTCGGCGACCCTGCCGCCCGCCGCCTCGCCCCAAATCAGCTACCACACCACCGGCAATTTCCATCCCCGTCTGCGAACTGCCGCCTTTGCGGCTCAGACCTTTCAGGCCGCCCTAGCCGATCGCCCCGACTTGATCATCACCACCCACGTCAACTTTACGCCCGTAGCCCAGGCCCTCAAGCAGCTGGCGGGTCTGTCCTACTGGGCGATCGCCCACGGCTTTGAGGCCTGGGAGGTAGAGAAGCCCCCGGTGCGGCGGGGCATGGCCAAGGCCGACCAAATTTTGGCGGTGAGTGGGTTTACCCGCGATCGCATCCGTCAGTCCCAGGGCCTTACCAACCTCGGCGTTTTACCAAACACCTTCGATGCCGACCGCTTTCAAGTCTTGGCCAAACCAACCCATCTGCTCCAGCGCTACGGGCTGCGGCCCGACCAGCCGGTCATTCTCACCGTTAATCGGCTAGCCGCCGGGGAACCGTTCCATAGCTACGACCAAATTTTGGCTGCGCTGCCCGCCATTCGCCGAGTGTTGCCCGATGTGCACTACCTGGTCGTGGGCAAAGGCGACGATCGCCCCCGTCTAGAGCAGCTGATCGCCGAGCGTCACCTGCAAGACTGCGTCACCCTGGCCGGGTTTGTGCCCGATACCGACCTGCCCGACCACTACGCCCTCTGCGATGTGTTTGCCATGCCCAGCCAGCTAGAGGGCTTTGGCATTGTCTACCTGGAGGCGATGGCCTGCGGCAAACCCGTTCTAGCTGGTTTCGACGGTGGCCAAGATGCCCTTCAGCACGGCGACCTAGGAGCGCTGGTCGACCCCGAAGCGATCGATGCCATTGCCGAGACCCTGATCGTCATGCTGACCGGCCAATACCCCAACCCGCTGATTTACCAACCCCAGGCGCTGCGGCAGAGCGCGATCGCTGCCTTTGGCCCCCAGGCCTTCCAGCGAGGGTTGACCCGGCATCTGGTGAACCAATTCAGCGCCGAGCTGGTTCCCTCTCTCCCCACCCTTCACCCCTCACTCCCATGA
- a CDS encoding MraY family glycosyltransferase: MFPWIVPGAAALTVVGLTPLVQKIGFKFGYIDQPNARKIHRQPIVRIGGVGIFIGTFTSWILTDQLMATAAESSIFLALLLGGIGFFATGLMDDLFDLSPFARLGIQALLSAGVWHLGIRLDALPLPGLTAALPAWLSLLVTFLWLAGMANAINWLDGMDGLAAGTATVAAVVLAALAWPTQPAIAGMALGLAGATLGFLRYNAAPARIFMGDGGSYFLGFALAAIALVGLPHDGSITTALLPFLVLLIPVLDMTLVIGARLSDRKSPFFPDQRHIHHRLMHANFPKATVVWSIYSLTLLSGLSALLLLHSPLGWWLLSADLALFSLTMRSLWLPTATPAMSLPTLTQ; encoded by the coding sequence ATGTTTCCATGGATAGTTCCTGGGGCTGCGGCCCTAACGGTAGTGGGGCTGACTCCACTGGTGCAAAAGATCGGTTTCAAATTTGGCTATATCGATCAACCTAACGCCCGCAAAATTCATCGTCAGCCCATTGTTCGCATTGGCGGTGTAGGCATTTTTATTGGTACTTTTACGAGCTGGATTTTAACCGATCAGCTCATGGCGACCGCCGCCGAAAGCTCTATTTTTCTAGCCCTTTTATTGGGCGGCATTGGCTTTTTTGCCACTGGCCTAATGGATGATTTATTTGATCTATCGCCCTTTGCCCGACTGGGTATACAGGCCCTGCTTTCTGCCGGAGTGTGGCACCTGGGGATTCGGCTCGATGCCCTGCCGCTGCCCGGTCTGACCGCTGCCCTGCCCGCCTGGCTGAGCCTGCTGGTGACCTTTCTGTGGTTGGCGGGTATGGCCAACGCCATCAACTGGCTAGACGGTATGGATGGGTTAGCCGCCGGTACCGCTACAGTCGCCGCCGTCGTCTTAGCCGCCTTGGCCTGGCCCACCCAGCCCGCGATCGCCGGTATGGCCCTGGGTCTAGCTGGAGCCACCCTAGGATTTCTCCGCTACAACGCCGCTCCAGCTCGCATCTTCATGGGGGATGGCGGCTCCTACTTTTTGGGATTTGCTCTGGCGGCGATCGCCCTAGTCGGTCTGCCCCACGACGGTTCCATCACCACAGCGCTGCTTCCTTTTCTGGTGCTGCTGATTCCTGTCCTGGATATGACTCTGGTGATTGGGGCGCGGCTGAGCGATCGCAAGTCACCCTTTTTCCCCGACCAGCGCCACATCCACCACCGGCTCATGCACGCCAATTTTCCTAAAGCCACGGTGGTCTGGTCTATCTATAGCCTCACCCTGCTGTCGGGCCTGAGTGCCCTGCTGCTCCTGCACAGCCCCCTCGGCTGGTGGTTGCTCAGTGCCGACCTAGCCCTCTTCAGCCTCACCATGCGCTCTCTCTGGCTCCCCACAGCGACCCCAGCCATGAGCCTACCCACCCTCACCCAATAA